From one Macellibacteroides fermentans genomic stretch:
- a CDS encoding VapE domain-containing protein — protein sequence MNISYFKESTVKKSIRNISFADVMECMQEEPGRAKAGLLAKRLKGASLLCTSTFALKDGLRVPTNYNGVVVLQVSNLTGPAEASLVKQTAAELPQTLAAYADTCGTRVYILVLFTRPDGALPRTEEEVKLFHAHAHRRAVRLYQGQIPFPVDTGGDTPEVSCPFVHDATRYYAPQAKPVLQSQPTEMPGEATWQEAVQADNDPLRRQMPGYSRTDQLSLLFETSLKSALTQCGPPEDTNLKPLLVLLATNCFGSGIPEEEAVQSALLHLQLKLRETEVRTTFRNVYGKNNGFGEKICLAAEQLLALQTDEFMKRRYELRYNTLKDEVECRERGLYSYDFVKVNPRLLNSIALNGQEEGIKMWDRDVNRYIYSDRVPRFSPIDHYLYSLPEWDGKDRIRPLAETIPCNNPHWRNLFHRWFLGMVAQWRGINKKHANSTAPLLVGAQGTGKSTFCLNLLPPELRAYYAEGVDVGNKRNTEMYLSRFALINMDEFDQVKESQQGFLKHVMQKPVVTIRKPHQASVESLRRYASFIATSNHYDVLTDTSGSRRFICVRLTGPISYREKINHDQLYAQAMHEIKRGERYWFEGPEEAILSETNKEFQVQVPAEQLFLQFFRAAESTEKGEKLLAVEILGRLQEKKLFNLSATKIIHFGRILHKHQIPSKRTQTGTIYHVVEK from the coding sequence ATGAATATTAGTTATTTTAAAGAATCTACAGTGAAAAAAAGTATCCGCAACATTTCGTTTGCAGATGTAATGGAGTGTATGCAGGAAGAACCGGGCAGGGCAAAAGCCGGCCTGCTTGCAAAACGACTCAAGGGAGCCAGTCTGCTTTGTACCTCGACATTTGCCTTGAAAGACGGATTGCGGGTGCCGACAAACTACAACGGCGTGGTGGTGCTGCAGGTTAGCAATCTTACCGGTCCGGCCGAGGCAAGTCTGGTTAAACAGACGGCAGCCGAGTTGCCCCAAACCCTGGCGGCCTATGCCGATACCTGCGGTACACGGGTTTATATATTGGTACTCTTTACACGGCCCGACGGTGCACTGCCCCGTACCGAAGAGGAGGTTAAGTTGTTTCATGCCCATGCACACCGCAGGGCTGTCAGGTTGTATCAGGGACAAATCCCTTTTCCCGTTGACACCGGCGGCGATACCCCCGAAGTAAGCTGCCCTTTTGTACACGATGCCACCCGTTACTATGCACCCCAGGCAAAACCTGTGCTGCAAAGTCAGCCCACCGAAATGCCGGGCGAAGCTACCTGGCAGGAAGCTGTGCAGGCCGACAACGATCCGCTCAGGCGGCAGATGCCCGGATACAGCCGTACCGATCAGCTCTCCCTATTATTCGAAACTTCGTTGAAGTCGGCCCTCACCCAATGTGGTCCACCGGAGGATACAAACCTTAAACCCCTGCTGGTTTTGTTGGCAACCAACTGTTTCGGATCCGGCATTCCGGAAGAAGAGGCGGTACAGTCGGCTTTGCTTCACCTGCAACTTAAATTACGTGAAACCGAGGTGCGCACCACCTTTCGGAATGTGTACGGCAAGAACAACGGCTTTGGCGAGAAAATCTGCCTGGCTGCAGAGCAGCTGTTGGCGCTGCAGACCGACGAGTTTATGAAGCGGCGCTACGAACTTCGGTACAACACCCTGAAGGACGAAGTAGAGTGCCGCGAAAGAGGCCTGTACAGCTACGACTTTGTGAAGGTAAATCCCCGACTGTTAAACAGCATTGCCCTGAACGGACAGGAGGAGGGCATCAAGATGTGGGACAGAGATGTGAACCGTTATATTTATTCTGACCGTGTGCCTCGCTTTTCACCCATCGACCATTACCTGTATTCGTTGCCTGAATGGGACGGAAAAGACCGTATCCGCCCTCTGGCCGAAACCATCCCTTGTAACAACCCCCACTGGCGCAACCTTTTCCACCGCTGGTTTCTGGGGATGGTGGCACAATGGCGGGGTATCAATAAGAAACATGCCAACAGCACGGCTCCACTGCTTGTTGGAGCCCAGGGCACAGGTAAATCCACCTTTTGCCTGAACCTGCTCCCTCCGGAGTTACGTGCCTATTATGCCGAAGGGGTAGATGTGGGCAATAAGCGTAACACCGAAATGTACCTTTCGCGTTTCGCCCTGATCAACATGGACGAATTCGATCAGGTAAAGGAGAGTCAGCAGGGCTTCCTGAAGCACGTCATGCAGAAACCCGTTGTAACCATCCGCAAGCCCCATCAGGCTTCGGTGGAATCGTTGCGCCGTTATGCCTCGTTTATCGCCACCAGTAACCACTACGATGTGCTTACCGACACCTCGGGTAGCCGGCGGTTCATCTGTGTCCGCCTTACAGGTCCCATCAGTTACCGTGAGAAGATCAACCACGACCAGTTGTATGCCCAGGCCATGCATGAAATAAAAAGAGGCGAACGCTACTGGTTTGAGGGTCCGGAAGAGGCTATCCTGTCGGAGACCAACAAAGAATTTCAGGTACAGGTCCCTGCAGAGCAACTGTTTCTGCAATTTTTCCGTGCCGCCGAATCCACAGAGAAAGGAGAGAAGCTCCTTGCCGTTGAAATACTGGGCCGCCTGCAAGAGAAAAAACTCTTTAATCTGTCGGCCACCAAAATCATCCATTTCGGCCGCATCCTGCACAAACACCAAATCCCTTCCAAAAGAACCCAAACCGGAACTATATACCATGTAGTAGAGAAATAA
- a CDS encoding DUF3874 domain-containing protein, with the protein MESLRRYASFIATSNHYDVLTDTSGSRRFICVRLTGSISYSDKINHDQLYAQAMHEIKRGERYWFEGPEEAILSETNKEFQVQVPAEQLFLQFFRAAESTEKGEKLLAVEILGRLQEKKLFNLSATKIIHFGRILHKHQIPSKRTQTGTIYHVVEK; encoded by the coding sequence GTGGAATCGTTGCGCCGCTATGCCTCGTTTATCGCCACAAGCAACCACTACGATGTGCTTACCGACACCTCGGGTAGCCGGAGGTTCATCTGTGTACGCCTTACAGGTTCCATCAGTTACAGTGATAAGATTAACCACGACCAGTTGTATGCCCAGGCCATGCATGAAATAAAGAGAGGCGAACGCTACTGGTTTGAGGGTCCGGAAGAGGCTATTCTGTCGGAGACCAACAAAGAATTTCAGGTACAGGTACCTGCAGAGCAACTGTTCCTGCAATTCTTCCGTGCCGCCGAATCCACAGAGAAAGGAGAGAAGCTCCTTGCCGTTGAAATACTGGGCCGCCTGCAGGAGAAAAAACTCTTTAATCTGTCGGCCACCAAAATCATCCATTTCGGCCGCATCCTGCACAAACACCAAATCCCCTCCAAACGAACCCAAACCGGAACCATATACCACGTAGTAGAGAAATAA
- a CDS encoding 6-bladed beta-propeller, producing the protein MNKILGIFLIIIIFGGCSSSSSTEKKQNKRNNIINVHNRIKEIVIEDLLINNNSWIFIVDKYLFIQDYKSANECIQIFDKDNFKYFTGTALKGLGPGEIARIGHITEDKKNRKFYVTDHGKNKIFSYDLDSVITDPTYLPIEKMKMREQLHPWDYVYINDTLSIGVIVEPIGNNDFKPVIGKFNMKTGEIKHMSYTIHPEVKKKRICFDISLEYGIYVECYIPHDLMTICSLNGDLKYNIYGPNWDTETHGINHYGPVVFCGNRIVALYSGEKSFTKEGRSNWPTNFLIFDLEGNYLKTLETGYKIARFCYDKDNNRIIMSMDDDIQFGYLDMKEFLD; encoded by the coding sequence ATGAATAAAATATTAGGTATATTTCTAATCATCATCATTTTTGGAGGCTGCTCATCAAGCTCTTCAACTGAAAAAAAACAGAATAAAAGAAATAATATAATTAATGTTCACAACAGAATAAAAGAGATAGTAATAGAAGATCTCCTCATCAATAATAATTCATGGATATTTATTGTTGATAAGTATCTGTTTATACAGGATTACAAATCTGCAAATGAATGTATACAAATCTTCGACAAAGACAATTTCAAGTATTTTACAGGTACAGCACTAAAAGGACTAGGTCCTGGAGAAATTGCACGTATAGGACATATAACAGAAGATAAAAAGAATCGTAAGTTTTACGTAACAGATCATGGTAAGAACAAAATTTTCAGTTATGATTTGGATAGTGTAATTACCGATCCGACATATCTTCCAATTGAAAAAATGAAAATGCGCGAGCAATTACACCCTTGGGACTATGTTTACATTAACGATACACTATCTATTGGCGTAATCGTAGAGCCAATTGGTAATAATGACTTCAAACCTGTTATTGGGAAGTTCAATATGAAAACAGGCGAAATAAAGCATATGAGTTATACTATTCACCCAGAAGTAAAAAAGAAACGTATTTGTTTTGATATATCTTTAGAGTATGGAATTTATGTGGAATGTTATATCCCTCATGATTTAATGACAATATGTAGCCTGAATGGAGATCTAAAATATAATATCTATGGACCTAACTGGGATACGGAAACGCATGGTATTAATCATTATGGTCCTGTGGTATTTTGTGGGAATAGAATAGTTGCTCTCTATTCAGGAGAAAAATCTTTCACAAAAGAAGGAAGATCTAATTGGCCTACTAACTTTTTAATTTTCGACTTGGAAGGTAATTATCTTAAGACCTTAGAAACAGGATATAAAATCGCAAGATTTTGTTATGACAAAGACAATAACAGGATTATTATGAGTATGGATGACGATATACAGTTTGGATATTTGGATATGAAAGAATTTCTTGATTAG
- a CDS encoding ATP-binding protein, which produces MIERVLKTKLLDMTTKYPIVTLTGPRQSGKSTLLKTSFPTYHYVSLEDPDMRLFATEDPRGFLATYPDKTIIDEVQRVPELFSYIQTHVDKENKEGMYLLAGSHNFLLMESINQSLAGRTAILNLLPFSHHEMQTGNILPPTIDEEIYKGAYPRLYDKNITPTDYYPYYIQTYVERDVRLMKNIGDLSKFIRFIKLCAGRIGQLLNLSGLANECGISVSTATAWMSLLEASYIAYLLKPDHNNYAKRLVKSPKLYFHDTGLACSLLDIKSAEQVSTHFLRGGLFENLVINEFIKESLNKGEESNLTFWRDSTGNEIDLLQTIAGKQNAYEIKSGATYTSDYFKGISKWAKLSGAAPEQCFAIYAGDKSMKTSYGEVMSWNK; this is translated from the coding sequence ATGATAGAAAGAGTATTAAAAACCAAGCTGTTAGATATGACAACCAAGTATCCGATTGTAACCCTCACGGGTCCGAGACAGTCGGGTAAATCGACTTTACTCAAAACATCATTCCCTACATATCACTATGTGTCGCTCGAAGACCCGGATATGAGGCTGTTTGCGACAGAAGATCCACGGGGCTTTTTGGCAACCTATCCCGACAAAACGATTATTGACGAAGTGCAGCGAGTTCCTGAACTGTTTTCGTACATACAAACTCACGTTGATAAAGAAAATAAGGAAGGAATGTATCTATTAGCGGGTTCGCACAACTTTCTGTTAATGGAAAGCATTAATCAATCACTTGCAGGGAGAACAGCTATATTGAACTTGTTACCATTCTCACATCACGAAATGCAAACAGGTAATATACTACCCCCAACAATTGATGAAGAGATATACAAAGGAGCTTATCCTCGTCTTTACGATAAAAATATTACTCCAACAGATTACTATCCGTACTACATTCAAACTTATGTGGAGCGAGATGTTCGTCTGATGAAAAATATTGGCGATTTGAGCAAATTTATTCGCTTTATCAAACTATGTGCAGGTCGTATCGGACAATTGCTTAATTTGTCCGGATTAGCAAATGAATGTGGAATATCTGTATCGACAGCAACAGCATGGATGTCGTTACTCGAAGCAAGCTATATCGCATATCTTCTCAAACCAGACCATAATAACTACGCAAAGCGATTAGTTAAAAGTCCGAAACTTTATTTTCATGATACAGGATTGGCGTGCTCACTATTGGATATAAAGAGTGCTGAACAAGTGTCAACTCACTTTCTAAGAGGAGGCTTATTTGAAAATTTGGTTATCAATGAATTTATTAAAGAGTCTCTCAATAAAGGAGAAGAATCAAACTTGACCTTTTGGCGAGACAGCACAGGTAACGAGATTGATTTACTCCAAACAATCGCAGGCAAGCAGAATGCCTACGAAATAAAATCCGGAGCAACTTACACATCCGACTATTTTAAAGGTATCAGCAAATGGGCAAAACTATCAGGTGCAGCACCCGAACAATGTTTTGCTATTTATGCTGGGGATAAGTCAATGAAAACCTCATATGGAGAGGTGATGTCGTGGAACAAATAA
- a CDS encoding plasmid pRiA4b ORF-3 family protein, with protein MEYQFKIQIKGISKPPVWRKVIIPANFTFLQFHSVIQTVFGWDDYHLFEFEDKEYQGSIRIAIPSEDDFDFGVKTLDASKIKLSKIFTDDIRKLLYVYDFGDNWVHEITLEAVSDNKRKEAICLSGKGSCPPEDCGGCYGYEEMKNVFRTMPDSEEAGEYRDWLGLEKDEIWSADTFNLDEINADLKEV; from the coding sequence ATGGAATATCAGTTCAAGATTCAGATTAAAGGCATATCCAAACCTCCGGTATGGAGGAAAGTTATTATTCCGGCAAATTTTACGTTTCTGCAGTTTCATAGTGTGATACAAACCGTTTTCGGCTGGGATGATTATCATTTATTTGAGTTTGAGGATAAAGAGTATCAAGGTAGTATTCGCATTGCTATCCCCTCTGAAGATGATTTTGATTTTGGTGTTAAGACTTTGGATGCATCAAAAATTAAGTTGTCCAAAATATTTACAGACGATATTCGTAAACTTTTATATGTATATGATTTTGGAGACAATTGGGTTCATGAAATAACCTTAGAAGCCGTTTCCGACAACAAACGTAAAGAAGCTATTTGTCTTTCGGGTAAGGGTAGCTGTCCGCCCGAAGATTGCGGTGGATGCTATGGGTATGAAGAAATGAAAAATGTTTTCCGAACAATGCCTGACAGTGAAGAAGCTGGAGAATATAGGGACTGGCTGGGATTGGAAAAAGATGAAATCTGGAGTGCCGACACCTTTAATCTCGATGAAATTAACGCAGATTTAAAAGAAGTATAA